The Latilactobacillus sakei subsp. sakei DSM 20017 = JCM 1157 genome includes a window with the following:
- a CDS encoding Crp/Fnr family transcriptional regulator, with product MATIEQHICAELVPIFSHLNHNSLLKISALTHHEKITKGQQVISPTAQKRLVILASGSIKVYQLSAAGKEQLLRIMEPGDFEGEKLLFTNQEEQVYGEALQDSVICTLPRAPFQELLLTYPEISLKLLEVTANKMIKLEQQANLMNIESVESRIVTYLLALVKVSEALTVKIPMKLKELATYIGTTPETLSRQLKQLEQRQLIKRQGRQVEILDYERLEDFY from the coding sequence GTGGCAACTATTGAACAACATATTTGTGCAGAACTAGTACCGATATTTAGTCACCTTAATCACAACAGTCTCCTGAAGATTTCGGCATTAACGCACCACGAAAAGATTACTAAGGGTCAGCAAGTCATTAGTCCGACTGCGCAAAAACGCCTAGTGATTCTGGCTAGTGGGAGTATTAAGGTTTATCAATTATCCGCAGCGGGTAAAGAACAACTATTGCGGATTATGGAACCGGGGGACTTTGAAGGTGAGAAGTTGCTCTTTACGAATCAGGAGGAACAAGTATATGGTGAGGCACTCCAAGACAGTGTAATCTGCACATTGCCGCGCGCACCTTTTCAAGAACTACTATTAACTTATCCGGAAATTAGTTTGAAACTTTTAGAAGTAACGGCTAATAAGATGATTAAGTTGGAACAACAAGCTAATCTGATGAATATCGAATCGGTTGAATCGCGAATTGTGACTTATCTATTGGCTTTGGTGAAGGTCAGTGAGGCGTTGACGGTTAAAATCCCGATGAAGTTAAAAGAATTAGCCACTTATATTGGAACAACGCCGGAAACTTTATCGCGGCAATTGAAGCAATTAGAACAGCGGCAATTGATAAAAAGACAAGGTCGACAGGTTGAAATATTAGATTATGAACGCTTGGAAGACTTCTATTAG
- a CDS encoding heavy metal translocating P-type ATPase: protein MRFQRWLQAVKNQIALAVGVLIAVAYGWYWLGGPVVVMQGLLLVASVLGVAPILMQAYQALKVKVVSIDLLVTIAVIGAFVIGEFNESAIVTFLFLFGSYLEQRTLKKTRESIRSLSEMAPQTAQVVADDGTVAAVDVDDVAIGDHVLVKAGGQVPVDGTVITGSAFVNEASITGEAQLVKKEVGASVYSGAIVDNGTLTVVANQVGDDTTFAQIVELVEEAQDSKSPAEKFIDRFATYYTPAVLVLALVVGLITRDFKLAITILVLGCPGALVIGAPVSIVAGIGNGAKNGVLIKGGEVVNTMAGIDTMVFDKTGTLTKGETAVAQVVNYATDEATVLKLAAAVEKQSDHPLALAVVSYAQQQGLTALPIVTHIETLKGLGVKAQVGEQLVRIGRAQLLTDAGIIIDEQQRAAIEASQRAGQSTVLVAINQTLALIIGIADTVKPEAKAALARLRKAGVKNLVMLTGDNEQTAAAIAREVGITEFHANLLPAEKVDYLKTYQAKGQKVAFIGDGINDSPSLALADIGIAMGSGTDVAIETSDIVLMQSTLSEVVYADYLTKATARNTVQNIVIAVGTVALLLLGLILGYVQMASGMLVHEISILVVILNAMRLIRFKVR from the coding sequence ATGCGATTTCAAAGATGGTTGCAGGCGGTTAAGAATCAAATAGCGTTGGCCGTGGGGGTCTTAATTGCGGTGGCTTATGGTTGGTACTGGTTAGGTGGGCCGGTTGTTGTGATGCAAGGGTTACTGTTGGTTGCTTCAGTGCTTGGGGTGGCGCCAATTTTGATGCAGGCTTACCAAGCCTTGAAGGTCAAAGTGGTGAGCATCGATTTATTGGTGACCATTGCGGTGATCGGGGCCTTTGTTATTGGTGAATTCAACGAATCGGCGATTGTAACCTTTTTGTTCTTATTCGGGAGTTATCTTGAACAACGAACACTTAAAAAGACTCGAGAATCAATCCGGTCATTATCGGAGATGGCACCTCAAACCGCACAAGTGGTTGCAGATGACGGCACTGTGGCGGCAGTCGATGTTGACGATGTGGCAATTGGCGATCACGTTTTAGTCAAAGCGGGTGGTCAGGTGCCGGTCGATGGGACGGTTATCACGGGAAGTGCCTTTGTTAATGAAGCCAGTATCACGGGTGAAGCGCAGCTGGTTAAAAAAGAAGTTGGCGCCAGCGTCTATTCCGGCGCGATTGTCGACAATGGCACACTGACCGTAGTCGCTAATCAAGTTGGGGATGACACGACTTTTGCCCAAATTGTTGAATTGGTGGAAGAAGCGCAGGATAGTAAATCACCGGCGGAGAAGTTTATCGACCGTTTTGCGACTTACTACACACCCGCAGTGTTGGTATTAGCGTTAGTGGTCGGCTTGATCACACGCGATTTTAAATTAGCGATTACGATTTTAGTGTTGGGTTGCCCAGGCGCCTTAGTGATTGGTGCGCCAGTTTCAATCGTTGCCGGGATTGGTAACGGTGCGAAAAACGGCGTCTTGATTAAAGGCGGCGAGGTAGTTAACACGATGGCCGGGATCGATACAATGGTTTTCGATAAGACGGGGACGCTCACTAAAGGCGAAACGGCAGTAGCGCAAGTTGTGAACTATGCGACTGATGAAGCGACTGTTTTGAAATTAGCCGCAGCCGTCGAAAAGCAATCGGATCATCCATTAGCGCTGGCGGTGGTTAGTTATGCTCAACAACAAGGCTTAACGGCTTTACCGATTGTCACTCACATTGAAACGCTCAAAGGACTGGGCGTTAAAGCCCAAGTTGGGGAACAATTGGTTCGAATTGGCCGCGCGCAGTTATTGACTGACGCCGGTATTATCATTGATGAGCAACAACGCGCGGCGATTGAAGCCAGTCAACGGGCTGGGCAATCAACGGTGTTGGTGGCGATTAATCAAACGTTGGCACTGATTATCGGGATTGCGGATACGGTGAAACCAGAAGCCAAAGCAGCTTTGGCCCGTTTGAGAAAGGCCGGTGTTAAAAATCTTGTGATGCTGACCGGGGATAATGAACAAACAGCGGCAGCCATTGCCCGCGAAGTGGGGATCACAGAATTTCACGCGAACTTGTTACCAGCGGAGAAGGTTGATTATTTGAAGACGTATCAAGCAAAAGGCCAAAAAGTTGCCTTTATCGGGGATGGCATCAATGATAGTCCCTCATTAGCGCTTGCGGACATTGGGATCGCGATGGGTTCCGGCACAGATGTCGCAATTGAAACGTCGGATATTGTATTGATGCAATCGACACTTTCTGAAGTCGTCTACGCCGATTACCTCACTAAGGCGACAGCCCGTAATACGGTCCAAAACATCGTAATTGCGGTTGGAACGGTCGCGTTACTTCTATTAGGATTGATTTTAGGTTACGTTCAAATGGCCAGTGGGATGTTGGTTCACGAAATCAGCATTTTAGTCGTCATTTTAAACGCGATGCGCTTAATTCGGTTTAAAGTTCGCTAA
- a CDS encoding glycoside hydrolase family 13 protein, producing MQTNWWQNAVFYQVYPRSFQDSNGDGIGDIQGIIQRLDYLADLGVNAIWLSPVYQSPNVDNGYDISDYQAINPEYGSMVDMEQLIEAAKIRKIKIVMDLVVNHTSDQHPWFLEARKSKDNPYRDFYIWRDPATDGSVPNDLQSNFKGSAWAFDAVTGQYYLHFYAKEQPDLNWQNPKVREAVYQMMTWWLQKGIGGFRMDVIDLIGKEPDRKIKENGPQLHAYLQEMNARVLSQYDVVTVGETWGATPEIGQMYSNPNRHELSMIFQFEQINLDKQSGMTRWDLKPLIPAELHAVFSKWQLALDGVGWNSLFWSNHDLPRIVSRWGDDSQYREKSAQALAIYLHMLKGTPYIYQGEEIGMTNYPITSYHEIEDIESRRVYQQRQQQGYAISDILNGINAKGRDNARHPMQWNGKNQSGFTDGTPWLPVNPNYLEINVELAKQDERSIYATYQQLIKLRKRNAIIRQGRFENVPTGNQNVISYKRMLGEQSWLVIINLSKNRESYTLPIQHFGPSQKIISNNLLLNKIATSGVLQPYDALVVAIGNEEK from the coding sequence ATGCAAACTAACTGGTGGCAAAATGCAGTATTTTATCAAGTCTATCCAAGAAGTTTTCAAGATAGTAATGGAGATGGAATTGGTGATATTCAAGGTATTATTCAAAGATTAGATTACCTAGCTGATCTGGGTGTAAATGCAATTTGGCTATCACCAGTTTATCAATCCCCTAATGTTGATAATGGCTATGATATTTCAGATTATCAGGCAATTAATCCGGAATATGGTTCTATGGTGGATATGGAGCAGTTAATTGAAGCGGCGAAGATTCGTAAGATTAAAATTGTTATGGACTTAGTTGTTAATCATACAAGTGACCAACATCCATGGTTTTTAGAAGCACGAAAATCAAAAGATAATCCGTATCGTGATTTTTATATTTGGCGAGACCCTGCAACCGATGGTAGTGTTCCGAATGATTTACAAAGTAATTTTAAAGGATCAGCTTGGGCGTTTGATGCGGTTACTGGGCAATATTATTTACATTTTTATGCGAAAGAACAACCGGATTTAAATTGGCAAAATCCTAAAGTTAGAGAAGCTGTCTACCAGATGATGACTTGGTGGCTTCAAAAAGGGATTGGTGGTTTTAGGATGGACGTTATTGATTTGATAGGGAAGGAACCTGACCGCAAAATTAAGGAAAACGGACCACAATTACATGCGTATCTTCAAGAGATGAACGCAAGGGTACTTTCACAGTATGATGTAGTAACGGTTGGAGAGACATGGGGGGCAACACCCGAAATTGGCCAGATGTACAGTAATCCTAATCGCCACGAACTATCGATGATCTTTCAATTTGAACAAATTAATTTAGATAAACAATCAGGGATGACTCGCTGGGATTTAAAACCACTTATTCCAGCAGAGTTACATGCGGTATTTAGTAAATGGCAATTAGCGCTAGATGGCGTTGGTTGGAACTCATTATTTTGGAGTAATCATGATTTACCGCGAATTGTGTCACGTTGGGGAGACGATAGCCAGTATCGTGAAAAAAGTGCGCAAGCATTAGCAATTTACCTGCATATGCTTAAAGGAACACCGTATATTTATCAGGGTGAGGAGATTGGCATGACCAATTATCCAATTACGAGTTATCACGAAATTGAGGATATTGAGAGTCGGCGAGTTTACCAACAACGACAGCAACAAGGCTATGCGATAAGTGATATCCTAAATGGGATTAATGCTAAAGGTCGAGACAACGCGCGGCATCCGATGCAATGGAATGGTAAGAATCAATCAGGTTTCACAGATGGGACACCATGGTTACCGGTAAATCCTAACTATTTAGAAATCAATGTTGAATTGGCCAAACAAGATGAACGGTCTATTTATGCGACTTACCAGCAGTTAATAAAATTACGAAAACGTAACGCAATTATTCGCCAAGGCCGATTTGAAAATGTACCAACAGGTAATCAAAATGTGATTAGCTACAAACGGATGTTAGGAGAACAGAGTTGGTTAGTTATTATTAACTTATCTAAGAATAGAGAAAGTTATACGCTACCCATTCAGCACTTCGGGCCTAGTCAAAAAATTATTAGCAATAATTTATTATTAAATAAAATAGCGACAAGTGGTGTATTACAGCCGTATGATGCGTTGGTTGTAGCTATCGGGAATGAGGAAAAGTAA
- a CDS encoding ferritin-like domain-containing protein has product MLTTAAIEERYQAELKQADVDHHTPTAGAMIGHIMANLTIQRRKLRQMKWSTKGIDNGTFKAQVATLLTENDMLLDKTAERLLDEGEVIPTTQAEYTEYGMLTENARIKYWDVPAMLAELVNDFNTANLFVSRAIKLAQKEERFALAADMVDMLGYNQHQIRVLQSQLGKDAREGLDEEDDD; this is encoded by the coding sequence ATGTTAACAACAGCGGCAATTGAAGAACGTTACCAAGCAGAACTGAAACAAGCGGATGTGGATCACCATACACCAACAGCTGGTGCAATGATCGGCCACATTATGGCTAATCTCACAATCCAACGGCGCAAACTCCGTCAGATGAAGTGGTCTACCAAAGGGATTGATAATGGCACCTTCAAGGCACAAGTGGCAACTTTATTAACAGAAAATGATATGCTATTAGATAAGACGGCTGAACGATTGTTGGATGAGGGCGAAGTAATCCCGACGACCCAAGCGGAATACACTGAATACGGGATGCTTACTGAAAATGCCCGCATCAAGTATTGGGATGTGCCAGCTATGCTGGCGGAATTGGTCAACGATTTTAACACCGCCAACCTATTCGTATCACGGGCGATCAAGCTCGCCCAAAAAGAAGAACGATTTGCTTTGGCAGCTGATATGGTTGATATGCTAGGTTATAACCAACATCAAATTCGTGTATTGCAGAGCCAACTCGGTAAGGATGCACGTGAAGGCTTAGATGAAGAAGATGATGACTAA
- a CDS encoding heavy-metal-associated domain-containing protein, producing the protein MAKLVMQLDELSCPSCMQKIQAGVSQQAGVESVKVLFNASKVKTEYDETTTNPEQLTQVVTDLGYNVKSVKVK; encoded by the coding sequence ATGGCGAAGTTAGTAATGCAATTAGATGAACTCTCATGTCCATCATGTATGCAAAAGATTCAAGCGGGTGTCAGTCAACAAGCAGGCGTCGAATCGGTCAAAGTGCTATTTAATGCAAGCAAAGTTAAAACTGAATATGATGAAACAACGACTAACCCAGAACAATTGACCCAAGTGGTTACGGATCTGGGCTACAACGTTAAAAGTGTGAAGGTTAAATAG
- a CDS encoding ATP-dependent Clp protease ATP-binding subunit, which yields MNNLFTPSAKNVLMLAQEQAKKFNHHALGTEHLLLALVLESEGIAGNALRELGVTPTDVLEEIERLTGYGDSIVAMGVGGYLPYSPKAKQVLDLARVESQQANSVKIGTAHLLLALLRDDDIIAARILLNLGLSLAKTRQLLLQKMGIDAATAKKRAKASAKKVDQEGTPTLNQLARDLTQMARENQIDPVVGRDSEVKRLVQILARRSKNNPVLVGEPGVGKTAIAEGFAQRIINGDVPSDMQQKRLMMLDMGSLVAGTKYRGEFEDRLKKIIEEIHEDGQVILFIDELHTLIGAGGAEGAIDASNILKPALARGELQLIGATTLDEYQKYIEKDAALERRFATVTVDEPTPEDAEQILRGLRPRYEEHHGITISDEALHEAVVLANRYITNRFLPDKAIDLMDEAAAKVRLDAVNQKSPIDRLETELQSLAKEKEVAVGAQDFEKAAAIHEKEIIAKAKMAKRQAAEQENGVRTDIQVQPEDIAQVVAQWTGVPVTQLQRKESERLLQLEKVLHERVVGQEEAISAVACAIRRARSGLKDPKRPIGSFMFLGPTGVGKTELAKALAEAMFGSEDNLIRVDMSEYMERYSTSRLVGAAPGYVGYDEGGQLTEKVRNKPYSVVLFDEVEKAHPDVFNILLQVLDDGYLTDSKGRKVDFRNTIMIMTSNLGATALRDDKSVGFGVKDVTADYKAMQGRILEELKKSFRPEFLNRIDETVVFHSLTQPELREIVKIMSKGILNRLAEQGVKIKMTAAAMDVVAKAGFDPEYGARPIRRALQTQVEDRLSEALLAGEITTDTPVTIGATKGEITINSKKEKTTVK from the coding sequence ATGAATAATCTATTTACACCAAGTGCCAAAAACGTTTTAATGTTAGCGCAAGAACAAGCTAAGAAGTTTAATCATCATGCATTAGGGACGGAACATCTGTTATTAGCGCTCGTCCTCGAAAGCGAAGGGATTGCTGGGAACGCACTACGTGAACTCGGTGTGACACCCACTGATGTCTTAGAAGAAATTGAACGCTTAACCGGTTATGGTGATTCAATCGTTGCCATGGGTGTGGGCGGCTATTTGCCATACTCACCTAAAGCTAAACAAGTGCTAGATTTAGCGCGCGTTGAATCACAACAAGCTAACTCAGTCAAAATCGGGACGGCACACCTATTACTAGCGTTATTACGCGATGATGACATTATTGCGGCTCGTATTCTATTAAACTTAGGCCTCAGTTTAGCCAAAACACGTCAATTATTACTCCAAAAGATGGGGATTGATGCTGCAACTGCTAAGAAACGCGCTAAAGCCAGTGCTAAAAAGGTTGATCAAGAAGGCACGCCTACTTTGAATCAATTGGCACGCGATTTAACCCAAATGGCCCGCGAAAATCAAATTGATCCAGTCGTTGGTCGTGATTCAGAAGTTAAACGACTCGTGCAAATCCTAGCACGTCGTTCTAAAAATAATCCCGTTTTAGTTGGCGAACCCGGTGTCGGTAAAACAGCGATTGCTGAAGGCTTTGCCCAACGGATTATCAACGGTGATGTGCCAAGCGACATGCAACAAAAACGGTTAATGATGCTTGATATGGGCTCATTAGTCGCTGGCACTAAGTATCGTGGGGAATTTGAAGATCGTCTCAAGAAGATTATTGAAGAAATCCATGAAGATGGCCAAGTAATCCTCTTTATCGATGAATTGCATACCTTAATTGGTGCTGGTGGGGCAGAAGGCGCAATTGACGCCTCAAATATTTTGAAACCAGCCCTCGCCCGTGGCGAATTGCAATTAATCGGTGCAACAACACTTGATGAATACCAAAAATACATCGAAAAAGATGCAGCTCTAGAACGGCGCTTCGCGACGGTGACGGTTGATGAACCAACACCAGAAGATGCGGAACAAATCTTACGCGGGTTACGACCACGTTATGAAGAACATCACGGCATCACAATCTCTGATGAAGCATTACACGAAGCCGTTGTTTTAGCGAACCGTTATATCACAAACCGTTTCTTACCTGATAAGGCAATTGATTTGATGGATGAGGCGGCTGCAAAGGTCAGATTAGATGCTGTTAACCAAAAATCACCAATCGATCGCTTAGAAACTGAATTGCAATCGTTGGCGAAAGAAAAAGAAGTCGCAGTTGGTGCACAAGACTTTGAAAAAGCCGCTGCCATTCACGAAAAAGAAATTATTGCTAAGGCTAAAATGGCTAAGCGCCAAGCAGCCGAACAAGAAAATGGTGTCCGGACAGATATTCAAGTCCAACCAGAAGATATCGCACAAGTCGTTGCCCAATGGACGGGTGTGCCAGTCACTCAATTGCAACGTAAAGAAAGCGAACGCTTGTTGCAACTTGAAAAAGTCTTGCATGAACGGGTTGTTGGCCAAGAAGAAGCGATTTCAGCTGTGGCCTGTGCAATTCGTCGGGCCCGCAGTGGTTTGAAGGATCCTAAGCGCCCAATCGGTTCATTTATGTTCTTAGGCCCTACTGGGGTTGGGAAGACCGAATTGGCCAAAGCATTGGCAGAAGCCATGTTTGGGTCTGAAGACAACTTGATTCGGGTTGATATGTCAGAATACATGGAACGTTACAGTACGAGCCGGTTAGTCGGGGCAGCACCTGGTTACGTCGGTTATGACGAAGGTGGCCAATTAACTGAAAAAGTCCGCAATAAACCTTATTCCGTTGTTCTTTTTGATGAAGTTGAAAAGGCTCATCCAGACGTCTTCAATATCTTGTTACAAGTCTTAGATGATGGCTATTTGACAGATTCTAAGGGTCGGAAAGTTGATTTCCGGAATACAATCATGATCATGACGTCTAACTTAGGGGCAACAGCCTTACGTGATGACAAGTCAGTTGGTTTTGGGGTCAAAGATGTCACTGCCGATTACAAAGCAATGCAAGGCCGGATTTTGGAAGAATTGAAGAAGTCATTCCGCCCAGAATTCTTAAACCGAATCGATGAAACGGTGGTCTTCCATTCATTAACACAACCTGAATTGCGTGAAATCGTCAAGATTATGTCCAAAGGCATCTTAAACCGCTTAGCGGAACAAGGTGTCAAGATCAAGATGACTGCTGCAGCGATGGATGTTGTGGCTAAAGCCGGCTTTGATCCAGAATACGGTGCGCGCCCAATTCGTCGTGCATTACAAACGCAAGTTGAAGATCGCTTGAGTGAAGCCTTATTGGCTGGTGAAATCACGACTGATACACCAGTGACAATTGGGGCTACCAAAGGTGAAATTACCATTAATAGTAAAAAAGAAAAAACAACTGTTAAATAA
- a CDS encoding CtsR family transcriptional regulator has translation MQSQNISDIIEAYLKKILADSEQIEIRRSEIAKLFNCVPSQINYVINTRFTEQRGYVVNSKRGGGGYIRIVKVQFLDDRDFLEALIGSVEDRISQADTLAIIQKLYDEQILSQKEGNLVLAMLNAQTLAVNDKQLEEQLRARMLIAVLERLRYEIK, from the coding sequence TTGCAAAGTCAGAATATCTCGGATATTATTGAAGCCTATTTAAAAAAAATATTGGCTGACAGCGAGCAGATTGAAATTCGACGCTCCGAAATTGCTAAACTATTTAACTGTGTCCCGTCACAAATCAACTATGTGATTAATACCCGTTTTACAGAACAACGGGGGTATGTCGTCAATAGTAAGCGTGGCGGGGGCGGCTACATTCGCATCGTTAAGGTTCAATTCTTAGATGATCGCGACTTTTTAGAAGCGTTGATTGGTAGTGTTGAGGATCGAATCTCGCAAGCCGATACATTAGCTATTATCCAAAAACTCTATGATGAGCAGATTTTATCGCAAAAAGAGGGGAATTTGGTATTAGCAATGCTCAATGCGCAGACATTAGCCGTCAATGATAAGCAGTTAGAAGAGCAATTACGCGCACGAATGCTAATTGCTGTCTTAGAAAGATTACGTTACGAAATTAAGTAA
- a CDS encoding cell surface protein, which translates to MIGLKNFYRQHVVTVTFLFFLIVSIAMVAIVYLQPNKILSGADYHFHMNRVENLALSIKHGDFFPKISYFFIGGMGYAASLFYPDTFLYLPAILRVLGLSIKESFVIFAIFINLSTFLVTYGSGKLAGFSRKKALIFALLYGLSIYRFADLVNRQAIGEVIALTFFPLVIVMMTRLKSGKHQHWYLLAVGMVAIGYSHMISVEMMGIFIVIYTLLNLKTLYKNGSFKYLIASGGLSLGLLAHYFLAVGEQMATTTFQVSAQPLAFLSDRTLAFKEVVRNSLTNAVFHANTVNVGITILLGLGVACYLFWRSKNDGDLIVIALGLFIMVTPLMPWQLFDHTIINTIQFPWRFFAIITAIVSYLIAKDDLQLLNNKYYFYAIILMLGVGNVIYATNSIQNQSWRFRTNAQYNQPNPYYIGAGHEYLPEQTDYQKILKHKKQVIQYQPAKVKIANVRHTWGQYQFEFTTLKHQKAVVEVPFIYYKGYVATINHEKRLIPMQMNPQNGLTQITLKGSGQVTVFYQQTPLQKVGHVISVVSLISLIMIIYKAQSNKKLY; encoded by the coding sequence ATGATTGGTTTAAAAAATTTTTATCGTCAACACGTTGTAACTGTAACGTTCTTATTTTTTCTAATCGTTAGTATCGCAATGGTCGCCATTGTTTATTTACAACCTAATAAGATTTTATCTGGGGCCGATTATCATTTTCACATGAATAGAGTGGAGAACTTAGCGCTCTCAATTAAGCATGGCGATTTTTTCCCTAAAATAAGTTACTTTTTCATTGGTGGGATGGGTTATGCTGCGAGTCTTTTTTATCCAGATACATTTCTTTATCTACCAGCTATTTTAAGAGTGCTGGGCTTGTCGATTAAAGAAAGTTTCGTGATCTTCGCAATTTTTATCAATTTAAGTACTTTTCTGGTGACTTACGGTTCTGGTAAATTAGCAGGGTTTAGTAGGAAGAAGGCCTTAATCTTTGCTTTACTGTATGGTCTTAGTATCTATCGTTTTGCTGACCTAGTTAACCGTCAGGCAATCGGGGAAGTCATCGCGCTGACCTTTTTTCCGTTAGTCATTGTAATGATGACCAGGTTGAAGTCTGGTAAGCACCAGCATTGGTACCTGCTAGCTGTGGGGATGGTTGCGATTGGTTACAGCCATATGATTTCTGTAGAAATGATGGGTATTTTCATCGTGATCTACACGTTGTTGAACCTTAAGACGCTCTACAAAAATGGTAGTTTTAAGTATTTAATAGCATCCGGTGGGTTGTCACTTGGCCTATTAGCGCATTACTTCTTAGCCGTGGGCGAACAAATGGCAACGACAACGTTTCAAGTTTCTGCTCAACCGCTAGCCTTTTTATCAGACCGCACGCTAGCTTTTAAAGAAGTGGTCCGTAATTCGTTAACCAACGCCGTTTTCCACGCGAATACAGTCAATGTTGGAATCACGATTTTGTTAGGATTGGGAGTAGCGTGTTACCTATTCTGGCGGTCCAAAAATGACGGTGATTTAATTGTGATCGCACTCGGCCTGTTTATAATGGTCACGCCATTGATGCCTTGGCAATTATTCGACCATACGATTATTAATACAATCCAATTTCCATGGCGTTTTTTTGCAATCATCACAGCAATCGTCAGTTACTTGATTGCCAAGGATGATTTGCAATTATTGAATAATAAGTACTATTTCTACGCTATTATTCTGATGTTAGGCGTCGGAAATGTCATTTATGCGACAAACAGTATTCAAAATCAAAGTTGGCGTTTTAGAACCAATGCGCAATACAATCAACCTAATCCGTACTATATTGGTGCAGGGCATGAGTATCTACCCGAACAGACGGATTATCAAAAGATTTTGAAGCATAAAAAGCAAGTGATTCAGTATCAACCTGCTAAAGTCAAAATAGCCAATGTCCGGCATACATGGGGGCAGTATCAATTCGAATTTACGACGCTTAAGCACCAAAAAGCGGTTGTCGAGGTCCCGTTTATTTATTACAAGGGCTACGTTGCTACCATTAACCATGAGAAACGATTGATACCGATGCAAATGAATCCTCAAAATGGCTTAACGCAAATTACCTTAAAGGGCAGTGGGCAGGTGACGGTCTTTTACCAGCAAACGCCGCTTCAAAAGGTGGGGCACGTGATTAGTGTAGTTAGTCTGATTTCTTTGATAATGATTATTTACAAGGCGCAATCTAACAAAAAGCTTTACTAA
- a CDS encoding GH25 family lysozyme has translation MLRKAKFTSTWLFYFDRNTRHSSKSWFSSVLDMTKLGPKTCWVAEWPMNPTNGQLLHTENASWQWASDLYFPELGNARHFDISTDYLNAFS, from the coding sequence GTGTTAAGAAAAGCTAAGTTCACTTCAACTTGGCTTTTTTATTTTGACCGGAATACTCGCCATTCTTCTAAATCATGGTTTTCTTCAGTGTTAGATATGACTAAATTGGGCCCAAAGACTTGCTGGGTAGCTGAATGGCCAATGAATCCCACTAATGGACAGCTATTACACACAGAAAATGCGTCGTGGCAATGGGCCAGTGATTTATACTTCCCGGAATTAGGTAATGCGCGTCATTTTGATATCAGTACGGATTACTTAAATGCTTTTAGTTAA
- the scrK gene encoding fructokinase ScrK has protein sequence MSELLVGSVEAGGTKFVCAVGDEHYQVKDKVTFATTTPQETLARVVTFFKKFPNVTVITVASFGPIELRKNHAKYGYITNTPKIGWHDVDFVGYLKKELARPIIFTTDVNGSAYGEYVAARIAQQPVDSLVYYTVGTGVGAGAIIDGQLIGTLGHPEMGHVLVKRHPDDLKFEGICPFHGDCLEGLIAGPTFEKRVGKKGQDVDQSDPVWDIMAYYLAQAVVQQTLIIRPNKIILGGGVVNKIFLDKVRLQFKEQLNNYVEVPKLEDYITMPLVENNGSATLGDFALALKQYNQK, from the coding sequence ATGAGTGAATTATTAGTGGGCAGTGTGGAAGCCGGCGGAACTAAATTTGTTTGTGCCGTGGGAGATGAGCACTATCAAGTTAAGGATAAAGTAACATTTGCGACGACAACGCCACAAGAAACTTTAGCGCGAGTAGTCACCTTTTTTAAAAAATTCCCAAATGTGACAGTAATAACAGTCGCTTCATTTGGGCCAATCGAATTGCGGAAAAATCACGCTAAATATGGATATATTACAAATACTCCCAAGATTGGGTGGCATGATGTTGATTTTGTAGGTTATCTAAAGAAAGAACTTGCACGGCCAATTATTTTTACAACTGATGTTAATGGCTCAGCGTACGGTGAATATGTAGCTGCTCGGATAGCGCAACAACCTGTTGATTCGTTAGTTTACTACACAGTTGGAACGGGTGTTGGTGCCGGTGCTATTATTGATGGTCAGTTAATTGGAACCTTGGGCCATCCTGAAATGGGACACGTTCTCGTAAAACGACATCCGGATGATTTAAAATTTGAAGGAATCTGTCCATTTCACGGTGATTGCCTAGAGGGATTGATTGCTGGACCCACTTTTGAGAAGCGAGTAGGCAAAAAAGGACAGGATGTCGATCAGTCAGACCCAGTTTGGGATATTATGGCCTATTATTTAGCACAAGCTGTGGTGCAACAAACCTTGATTATTCGCCCTAATAAAATTATTTTAGGAGGCGGGGTAGTTAATAAAATCTTCTTAGATAAAGTTAGATTGCAATTTAAAGAACAATTAAACAATTATGTTGAAGTCCCTAAGTTAGAAGATTATATAACGATGCCGTTAGTTGAGAACAATGGATCGGCAACACTTGGAGATTTTGCATTAGCGTTAAAACAATACAATCAGAAATAA